A region from the Mya arenaria isolate MELC-2E11 chromosome 2, ASM2691426v1 genome encodes:
- the LOC128220444 gene encoding synaptotagmin-17-like, protein MLLTNTAKKVLEAVWSLACCQYGCCDCCQEETPQQHRKLTKSDIQHSFRDTITRLDSTSSTVESASTPRSIRDRAESDSVSRTDSVSSNTSASQFSFDYRKPTTTPIIDMKPIEFWAAKEAIQPKQGRRRLPSETEITIENFQKDLYESEKYNRQICLTDEEKLSKYQLGQVHFGLQYEVSTGVLVVKIIEAKDLPPPYCLDEQKQDLAHSNPYCRVSLIPDAKNSHQTSVQRKTQEPTWNEYFMFEIPFKEAGERTLEILIKDFDKFSRHCNIGQVHFSLEGINLVKGIHIWKPLSPVNTDRHELGELLLSLNYLPSAGRLNIDVIKAKQLLQTDIVGGSDPFVKITLVHFEKPVKTKKTTCKKNTLDPVFNESISFNITPQQLDTTSLVVSVWDYNSKSKDDFVGRVVLGKYGTGPLEVSHWARMLQSHRVPVAQWHSLRTRQDCDQVSPASIAVP, encoded by the exons ATGCTTCTTACG AACACTGCGAAAAAGGTGCTTGAGGCGGTTTGGTCTTTGGCATGTTGTCAATATGGCTGCTGCGACTGTTGCCAGGAGGAGACTCCCCAGCAGCACCGGAAGCTAACCAAATCCGACATTCAGCACTCTTTCCGGGACACCATCACGCGCTTGGATTCCACGAGCTCCACCGTGGAGTCCGCCTCCACGCCACGGAGCATCCGGGACCGCGCAGAGTCGGACTCTGTCTCGCGTACGGATTCCGTGTCCTCTAACACCTCCGCCTCCCAATTCTCCTTCGATTACCGAAAGCCCACGACCACACCCATCATCGATATGAAGCCTATCGAGTTTTGGGCCGCCAAAGAGGCCATACAGCCGAAGCAAGGGCGGCGACGTCTGCCCAGCGAGACTGAGATAACAATTGAAAATTTCCAGAAAGACTTGTATGAATCAGAAAAGTATAATAGACAGATATGTTTAACAGACGAGgagaaattatcaaaatatcagTTGGGACAGGTGCATTTTGGACTTCAGTATGAGGTGTCCACTGGTGTTCTAGTTGTGAAAATCATAGAAGCAAAAGACCTTCCCCCGCCGTATTGTCTTGACGAGCAAAAACAAGATCTTGCCCATTCAAACCCGTACTGTCGGGTCTCGCTCATCCCAGATGCCAAAAACTCCCACCAGACGTCCGTACAGAGGAAAACTCAGGAGCCCACGTGGAACGAGTACTTCATGTTCGAGATCCCCTTCAAAGAGGCGGGCGAGCGGACTCTGGAGATATTGATCAAGGACTTCGACAAGTTTTCCCGCCATTGTAACATCGGACAGGTTCATTTTTCCCTGGAGGGAATCAACTTGGTCAAGGGAATTCACATTTGGAAGCCACTCTCCCCTGTTAACACG GATCGACACGAACTAGGAGAGCTTCTCTTGTCGCTGAACTACCTTCCGTCAGCAGGAAGGCTCAATATTGACGTCATCAAAGCTAAACAGCTTCTACAGACCGATATTGTCGGAGGATCAG ACCCGTTCGTTAAGATCACGCTGGTGCACTTTGAAAAGCCAGTGAAGACGAAGAAGACCACCTGCAAGAAGAATACCTTGGACCCGGTATTCAACGAGTCTATAAGCTTCAACATCACACCCCAGCAGCTCGACACGACGTCCCTCGTGGTGTCCGTGTGGGACTACAACTCCAAGAGCAAAGACGACTTCGTCGGGCGCGTTGTTTTGGGGAAATACGGTACCGGTCCGCTCGAGGTGAGCCACTGGGCACGCATGCTCCAGTCACACCGGGTGCCGGTCGCACAATGGCACTCTCTGCGCACGCGCCAAGACTGTGATCAGGTATCGCCTGCGTCAATCGCTGTGCCATGA